The Sulfurospirillum deleyianum DSM 6946 nucleotide sequence CTTTAGAACTGAAGAAACCTATGGGCAAACGATGCACAAATTTGATACAATCGTGGGCTTTAAGTACCTCAAAGGAATGCATCTTAACGATTCTAAGCCTGATTTGGGCTCGCATGTGGACAGGCACGACTCTTTAGGCAAAGGGAAGCTAGGACTAGCGCCTTTTAAATTAATCATGAATGATGCTCGCATGGATGATATCCCTTTAATACTTGAAACGATAGACGAATCTATTTGGGCAGAAGAGATTGCACTTCTTTATAGCCTAATTGACTAATTTTTTAAGGAAACTGAATGAAACAAACCCTCAAAGTCGCTACGTTACTAAGTCTTAGTACGGCAACCCTTTTAGCTTCAGGCTATAGAATTCCTGAGCAATCTTTAAATTCTGTCGCAATGAGTGCGGCATACGTCGCCAGTGCCAATGGGGCTGATGCGAGTTATTATAACCCTGCCAATATGGCATTTATGGCAGAGGGTGGTTATATTGAAACCTCTTTAACGTATATTAATCTCCCTAAAGTGGATTATACCGCTTCTGGTGGAACTCCTGTTGGAAACAGTAGTGGTGATTCCAAAGAGGAGAACTTTTTACTCCCCAATTTACACTATGTCTCACCAATGGTGGGCAATTGGCGTTATGGTCTTTCTATCGTAGCCCCTGCTGGTCTTTCAAAGCGTTGGGATGAGAGCTATCAGATGAGAAGTTCTGAGGAGTTCACCTTAAAAGTTGTGGAGATCAATCCTACGGCAAGTTATAAAGTGAATGACCAGTTAGCTTTGGGCTTTGGTTTGCGTGGAGTTTATACGACAGGAGTGATTAAATATCAAGGTGTTGGTGGAGGTTTTAATTATAACAATAAAATGGAAGCAGATTCCATTGATTATGGCTATAACCTTGCTTTTAGTTACAAACCGATTGAAGATTTAACATTTTCTGCGACCTACCGTTCGAAAGTAAATCTTACGGTGGATGGTGATGCAAAAACAACAATTAATGGGGCTTTACTCAATGGTGATGTAAAAACACATATTCCTTTGCCTGCCTCGTTAGTCCTAGCAACAGCTTATACCTTAGATAAGACAACCCTTGAATTTGTATTTGAGCGCACCTATTGGTCAAGCTATAAAGATCTAGACTTTGACTTTGAAAATAGTGCTGTTGAAGCAACTCCTTTAGGGCAATCAAAGCTAAAAAACTGGAAAGATGCCAATGCTTATCGTATAGGTATTAGTCACCAATACAGTGATGCACTAAAACTCATGGCAGGTTTTGCGATTGATAAAACCCCTGTTCCTAGTAGCACGATGGGCTTTGAGCTTCCTGATTCGGATGCGAAGATTTACTCTGCGGGTTTTGAGTATGCCTTAAGTAAAGAGATGAAAATGGGCTTAGCGTATCTGTACAGTGACAAAGAAGATAGGAGTGTGACTAACTCAGCAGGGGTTAATGGCAAATTTAGTGATTCAGCCGCACATCTTGTCACAGCATCTCTCAAATATAAGTTTTAGATATGCTCAGTTATCCGTATCAAAATTTTTATGAGGTGCTGTGTTCGAATGCAAAAAACGCACCTCGAAAAACGGCTATTTTTATGGATGATAGAAAGATAAGTTATGCCAAACTCAAAGATTCGATTGATACGTTTGCACACTTTTTAAAGCAAAGCAACATTCAAAAAGGTGACAAAGTCGCCATGATTGTAGGGAACTGCGAAGCGTTTGTGGTGGCGTTGTACGCCATCACCAAACTAGGCGCTATTGCCGTTCCTCTCAATACTTTCTTAAAAGAAGAGGAGTTTGAGTATATCTTAAATGACTGCGGTGCCAAAATGCTTTTAAGCTCCTATGCTTTTGCTAAAGAAACGAAACCTTTGCTAGAGCGTACTAAAATTGAGCGTATTATTTGGATAGAAGCGCCTTTGGATGAAAATGAGGAACGTTTCGAGACAATTTTAGCGACAACGCTTAGGGATGTAGAAGAAGCGTGTGAGGCTAAGCTTGATGATACCGCCTGTATCGTCTATACTTCAG carries:
- a CDS encoding OmpP1/FadL family transporter, which gives rise to MKQTLKVATLLSLSTATLLASGYRIPEQSLNSVAMSAAYVASANGADASYYNPANMAFMAEGGYIETSLTYINLPKVDYTASGGTPVGNSSGDSKEENFLLPNLHYVSPMVGNWRYGLSIVAPAGLSKRWDESYQMRSSEEFTLKVVEINPTASYKVNDQLALGFGLRGVYTTGVIKYQGVGGGFNYNNKMEADSIDYGYNLAFSYKPIEDLTFSATYRSKVNLTVDGDAKTTINGALLNGDVKTHIPLPASLVLATAYTLDKTTLEFVFERTYWSSYKDLDFDFENSAVEATPLGQSKLKNWKDANAYRIGISHQYSDALKLMAGFAIDKTPVPSSTMGFELPDSDAKIYSAGFEYALSKEMKMGLAYLYSDKEDRSVTNSAGVNGKFSDSAAHLVTASLKYKF